Proteins from a genomic interval of Gossypium hirsutum isolate 1008001.06 chromosome A09, Gossypium_hirsutum_v2.1, whole genome shotgun sequence:
- the LOC107890054 gene encoding subtilisin-like serine-protease S produces the protein MRLAQVLTLLLFIRLSLVHGASSNAKHYIVYMGEHSHPNSESVIRANHEMLASVTGSLEVAKEAALHHYSKSFRGFSAMLTPEQTKRVAESDGVVSVFESGTSKIHTTRTWNFLGIDSIQQYKQLQMDSSSNVIVGVIDSGNDLQLLLIKLYSSGIWPESESFSDQGFGPVPDKFKGECVTGEQFALSNCNRKIIGARYYFKGFEAEYGSLESQGGTFFRSARDSDGHGTHTASTIAGSVVANVSLLGMAGGTARGGAPSARLAIYKACWFGLCSDADVLLAMDDAISDGVHILSLSLGPDPPQSIYFEDAISIGSFHAFQKGILVSCSAGNSFFPGTASNVAPWILTVAASSVDRIFISNIYLGNSRILKGFSLNPLKMETSYGLIAGSAAAAKGVPPSNASFCKNNTLDATLIKGKIVVCTIETLTDNRREKSIFIRQGGGVGMILIDPLAKDIGFQFVLPGTVIGQEEAALLQKYMETEKNPVAKIYPTITVLDTKPAPAVAGFSSMGPNIITPEILKPDITGPGLNILAAWSPVAIEATAERSVNYNIVSGTSMSCPHISAVSAIIKSIKPSWSPAAIKSAIMTTATVLDNTKHLIGRQPFGNETTPFDYGSGHINPTAALEPGLIYDLDSTDIINFLCSIGGNPAQLKNLTGQLTYCQNPPIPSYNLNYPSIGVSNMNGSLSVYRTVTYYGKDPTVYYAYVDHPVGVKVKVTPSKLCFTKTGEKMSFKVDFIPYMNSSGSFVFGALTWSNGIHKVRSPIGLNVLSV, from the exons ATGAGACTTGCTCAAGTTCTAACTCTTTTATTGTTCATTAGATTATCTCTGGTTCATGGAGCCAGTAGCAACGCCAAG CATTATATTGTATACATGGGGGAACATTCTCATCCCAACTCGGAATCTGTTATCAGAGCTAATCATGAAATGCTTGCTTCAGTTACTGGAAG TTTGGAAGTAGCAAAGGAAGCTGCACTTCACCATTACAGTAAAAGCTTTAGAGGCTTCTCAGCCATGCTCACACCAGAACAAACTAAAAGAGTTGCAG AGAGCGATGGGGTTGTTTCTGTGTTCGAAAGCGGTACAAGTAAGATCCATACAACACGTACATGGAATTTTCTAGGAATAGATTCCATTCAACAATATAAGCAGCTTCAAATGGACTCATCCTCCAATGTTATTGTTGGTGTCATTGATAGTGGTAATGATTTGCAG CTCCTACTCATTAAACTTTATTCTTCAGGAATTTGGCCTGAGTCAGAGAGCTTTAGTGATCAAGGATTCGGTCCTGTGCCTGACAAGTTCAAGGGAGAATGTGTAACTGGAGAACAGTTTGCATTGTCTAACTGCAATAG GAAAATTATAGGTGCAAGGTACTATTTCAAAGGGTTTGAAGCAGAATATGGGTCTCTTGAGTCACAAGGAGGCACTTTCTTCCGGTCAGCTCGAGACAGTGATGGTCATGGAACCCACACTGCATCAACCATTGCTGGATCAGTTGTAGCAAATGTCAGCTTACTTGGCATGGCTGGGGGCACTGCAAGAGGTGGTGCTCCCAGTGCCAGGCTTGCAATCTATAAAGCTTGTTGGTTTGGCCTTTGTAGTGATGCTGATGTTCTCTTGGCAATGGACGATGCTATTAGTGATGGTGTCCATATCCTCTCTCTTTCCCTCGGTCCTGATCCACCGCAATCTATATACTTTGAAGATGCTATCTCCATTGGATCTTTCCATGCTTTCCAAAAAGGAATTCTTGTTTCCTGCTCAGCTGGAAATTCATTTTTTCCAGGCACTGCAAGTAATGTTGCTCCTTGGATCCTCACAGTTGCTGCAAGTTCTGTGGACAGGATCTTCATCTCTAACATATATCTTGGCAATTCAAGAATTTTGAAG GGTTTCTCTTTAAACCCTCTGAAAATGGAAACCTCATATGGTTTGATAGCTGGTAGCGCAGCAGCTGCCAAAGGAGTTCCACCATCCAATGCTAG CTTTTGCAAGAACAATACTCTAGATGCTACTTTAATCAAGGGGAAGATTGTGGTGTGCACAATTGAGACATTAACTGATAACCGAAGAGAGAAAAGCATATTTATCAGACAAGGTGGCGGAGTTGGTATGATACTTATTGATCCATTGGCAAAAGACATCGGTTTCCAGTTTGTGCTCCCAGGTACTGTAATTGGTCAAGAAGAAGCAGCACTGCTACAAAAATATATGGAAACTGAAAA GAATCCAGTAGCCAAAATCTACCCAACAATAACGGTTCTAGACACTAAACCGGCACCAGCAGTGGCTGGATTTTCTTCCATGGGACCAAACATTATAACTCCAGAGATCCTTAAA CCGGATATAACAGGACCTGGACTGAACATTCTGGCAGCATGGTCTCCAGTAGCAATTGAAGCCACTGCTGAACGTTCTGTCAATTATAACATTGTCTCTGGAACTTCAATGTCTTGTCCTCATATATCTGCGGTTTCTGCAATTATAAAATCTATCAAACCTTCATGGAGTCCAGCAGCCATAAAGTCTGCAATAATGACAACAG CTACTGTCCTTGATAACACCAAACACCTGATTGGAAGACAACCTTTTGGCAATGAGACTACGCCTTTTGACTATGGATCTGGACACATAAACCCAACAGCAGCACTTGAACCTGGTCTAATTTATGACCTTGATTCAACTGATATCATCAATTTCCTTTGCAGTATAGGTGGAAACCCTGCACAACTGAAAAACCTCACTGGCCAACTAACTTACTGCCAAAATCCTCCTATACCATCCTATAATTTAAACTATCCTTCAATTGGTGTGTCCAACATGAATGGAAGTTTATCTGTTTATCGAACAGTTACATATTATGGAAAAGACCCGACGGTTTATTATGCATATGTAGACCATCCAGTTGGTGTTAAAGTTAAGGTTACACCTTCAAAACTTTGCTTTACAAAGACTGGAGAGAAGATGAGCTTCAAGGTTGATTTCATCCCCTACATGAACAGTAGTGGAAGCTTTGTCTTTGGGGCTTTGACATGGAGCAATGGCATTCACAAAGTTAGAAGTCCTATTGGTCTCAATGTGCTCTCTGTTTAG